From a region of the Actinopolymorpha singaporensis genome:
- a CDS encoding phosphotransferase enzyme family protein: MTSELHLVLDRWGLEPAGTIERTESGTMNDTYVVTTARRRVVLRRHRRTDRRQIEWEHEVVAHVRAGGVPVPAAISTPDGEFVVGHGGRWFSLFTYADGEQVERTCLRPGHARAMGTTLAHIHHALADVPHPPPAKNQPAPTPEESLRRMEDLVALIERRDREHTFDQCDAWMVDRLRSRMTWLASEGAQLTLPEAPAGAARLTHGDYQETNVFFAGAGAGASSEVRVAAVIDWDKAEVRWPAEEILRALDYSLLLAPELCSAFVDGYRSVSPLAIDDLDLAADIRTFDAAHSTWLPEEIYLHGNDRVRQFVRPGPFVPFNRRWHELRRVLATS; encoded by the coding sequence GTGACGTCCGAGCTCCACCTGGTCCTCGACCGCTGGGGACTCGAACCCGCCGGCACGATCGAGCGCACCGAGTCCGGCACGATGAACGACACCTACGTCGTCACCACCGCGCGCCGCCGGGTCGTACTCCGTCGCCACCGCCGCACCGACCGCCGCCAGATCGAATGGGAGCACGAGGTCGTCGCGCACGTCCGTGCGGGCGGCGTGCCGGTGCCCGCTGCCATCTCCACACCCGACGGCGAGTTCGTCGTCGGTCACGGCGGCCGGTGGTTCTCGTTGTTCACGTACGCCGACGGCGAGCAGGTGGAGAGGACGTGCCTACGCCCGGGTCATGCCCGGGCGATGGGGACGACGCTGGCCCACATCCACCACGCACTGGCCGACGTCCCGCATCCTCCGCCCGCGAAGAACCAGCCGGCGCCCACGCCGGAGGAGTCCCTGCGCCGGATGGAGGATCTCGTCGCGCTGATCGAACGCCGGGACCGCGAGCACACCTTCGATCAGTGCGACGCCTGGATGGTGGACCGGCTGCGCAGCAGGATGACCTGGCTCGCGTCGGAGGGTGCCCAGCTGACACTGCCCGAGGCCCCGGCGGGTGCGGCCCGGCTGACCCACGGCGACTACCAGGAGACCAACGTGTTCTTCGCCGGCGCCGGCGCCGGCGCCTCCTCCGAGGTACGGGTGGCCGCGGTGATCGACTGGGACAAAGCCGAGGTGCGGTGGCCGGCCGAGGAGATCTTGCGGGCGCTCGACTACTCGTTGCTTCTCGCCCCCGAGTTGTGCTCCGCTTTCGTCGACGGTTACCGCTCGGTGAGCCCGCTCGCGATCGACGACCTCGACCTGGCTGCCGACATCCGCACGTTCGACGCCGCGCACTCCACCTGGCTGCCCGAGGAGATCTACCTGCACGGCAACGACCGGGTACGCCAGTTCGTCCGGCCCGGGCCGTTCGTACCGTTCAACCGGCGCTGGCACGAACTACGGCGCGTCCTGGCGACCTCCTAG
- a CDS encoding SRPBCC family protein produces MIDDVTHHLGAVDRTVRSGERDGLPTRVVAVSQTYDGAVDDVWDALTNPERLPRWFLPVTGDLRVGGRYHLEGNASGEILACAPPSHLAATWESAEEVTWLEVRLTEQQPGRTRLDLEHSAHVDPGRWKQFGPGAVGVGWDLALLGLATHLSGAGDLDPAEAAAWPLSEEGRKFIASSSERWGAANAANGEDEATAAEAAARTTAFYTGQPL; encoded by the coding sequence GTGATCGACGACGTGACCCACCACCTCGGCGCGGTCGACCGCACCGTGCGCAGCGGAGAGCGTGACGGCCTCCCCACCCGGGTGGTGGCGGTGAGCCAGACCTACGACGGCGCGGTCGACGACGTGTGGGACGCGCTCACCAATCCCGAGCGGCTCCCCCGCTGGTTCCTTCCGGTCACCGGCGACCTGCGGGTCGGCGGGCGCTACCACCTCGAGGGGAACGCCTCGGGCGAGATTCTCGCGTGCGCGCCGCCGTCGCATCTGGCGGCCACCTGGGAGTCCGCCGAGGAGGTCACCTGGCTGGAGGTCCGGTTGACCGAGCAGCAGCCCGGCCGGACGCGGCTCGACCTCGAGCACTCCGCCCACGTCGACCCGGGACGCTGGAAGCAGTTCGGCCCGGGTGCCGTGGGTGTCGGCTGGGATCTCGCCCTGCTCGGCCTGGCGACGCACCTGTCCGGAGCCGGCGACCTCGACCCGGCCGAGGCGGCGGCCTGGCCGCTGTCGGAGGAGGGCCGGAAGTTCATCGCGTCGTCGAGTGAGCGGTGGGGCGCAGCCAACGCCGCCAACGGCGAGGACGAGGCGACCGCGGCGGAGGCGGCCGCCCGCACCACCGCCTTCTACACCGGACAGCCGCTGTAG
- a CDS encoding class I SAM-dependent methyltransferase, with translation MPERPEERIRRLAAESLTAHDPIGWFERLYAEAASAGRSEPGEGSAIPWDRGTPHPLLVDWAQGRRLAGEGRRALVVGCGFGRDAEFVARLGYDTVAFDVSATAVEEARRRHPTSPVSYVTADLLDLPPEWVGAYDLVVESMNVQALPDPPRADAIARIGALVAPGGTLLVIEIAGDGDSDHQQGPPWPLSRAEIDAFATGDLRPVRIERVRNDADDPGRWRAEFSSAAGAQFSGTR, from the coding sequence ATGCCTGAACGCCCCGAGGAACGCATACGCCGGCTGGCCGCCGAGTCGCTGACCGCGCACGACCCGATCGGCTGGTTCGAGCGGTTGTACGCCGAGGCGGCGAGCGCGGGCCGCTCCGAGCCGGGTGAGGGATCCGCGATCCCCTGGGACCGCGGCACTCCGCACCCGCTGCTGGTGGACTGGGCGCAGGGACGGCGCCTGGCGGGGGAGGGCCGGCGTGCACTGGTGGTGGGCTGCGGCTTCGGGCGGGACGCGGAGTTCGTCGCGCGACTTGGGTACGACACCGTGGCGTTCGACGTGTCCGCGACGGCCGTCGAGGAGGCGCGGCGCCGGCACCCGACCTCACCCGTCAGCTACGTCACCGCCGACCTGCTGGACCTGCCGCCGGAGTGGGTGGGTGCGTACGACCTGGTGGTGGAGAGCATGAACGTCCAGGCACTTCCCGACCCGCCGCGTGCGGACGCCATCGCCCGGATCGGGGCGCTGGTGGCCCCGGGCGGGACGCTGCTGGTGATCGAAATCGCCGGGGATGGCGACAGCGATCACCAGCAGGGTCCGCCGTGGCCGTTGAGCCGAGCCGAGATCGACGCGTTCGCGACCGGAGACCTGCGGCCGGTACGCATCGAGCGCGTACGCAACGACGCCGACGATCCGGGCCGGTGGCGGGCCGAGTTCAGCTCGGCGGCAGGAGCTCAGTTCAGCGGCACGAGGTAG
- a CDS encoding nitroreductase/quinone reductase family protein produces MKTRTAVKDRLFRMATGAHRALFTATKGRVLGRTLGMPAIELITVGRRSGQERSTMLTVPVVDGDRLVLVASFGGDDRHPAWYLNLRAHPTVRVTGFGTTRTMRARTAGEEERAALWPRIVASYRGYANYQTRTTRRIPVVVLEPVTDVDA; encoded by the coding sequence ATGAAGACCCGTACGGCCGTCAAGGACCGCCTCTTCCGGATGGCCACCGGCGCGCACCGGGCGCTCTTCACCGCCACGAAGGGTCGGGTCCTCGGCCGGACGCTCGGCATGCCGGCCATCGAGCTGATCACCGTGGGGCGCCGCTCCGGCCAGGAGCGCTCCACCATGCTGACCGTCCCCGTCGTGGACGGGGACCGGCTGGTCCTGGTGGCGTCGTTCGGCGGCGACGACCGCCACCCGGCGTGGTACCTCAACCTCCGCGCCCACCCCACCGTCCGCGTGACCGGGTTCGGCACCACCCGTACGATGCGGGCCCGGACCGCCGGAGAGGAGGAGCGCGCGGCTCTGTGGCCGCGGATCGTCGCCTCCTACCGGGGATACGCCAACTACCAGACCCGCACGACCCGGAGGATTCCAGTTGTCGTTCTCGAACCCGTCACCGACGTCGATGCCTGA
- a CDS encoding S1C family serine protease, whose product MEPAPGPDQGRVRRTLLPWVRAHLAVLLVLAAVLGSVVGGAVGATAVSRLGSRPSQEPTGRPVVLAEGLPRIVQRISPAVVEVRTSSLGGRGIGSGIVLTSNGLVLTNFHVISGASPAGRITVQTGTAATSGPVRPATLIGADPKADLAVIRVNNASGLVPAPLGNSDRLAVGDPVIAMGAPSGLQGTASFGIVSALDRLVRVAGPSLGLAGQGPPVTYRAIQTDAALSPGNSGGPLVDQTATVVGITSAVFEGTSGSSIGVGFAIPINDAEKLVRAMVVQYGPK is encoded by the coding sequence TTGGAGCCCGCGCCCGGACCCGATCAGGGCCGCGTACGCCGTACCCTCCTCCCCTGGGTCCGCGCACACCTCGCCGTCCTTCTCGTACTGGCGGCCGTACTCGGCAGCGTGGTCGGCGGCGCCGTGGGCGCGACAGCCGTCTCGCGACTCGGCAGCCGGCCCTCCCAGGAGCCGACGGGCCGGCCGGTCGTCCTGGCGGAAGGGCTGCCGCGGATCGTGCAAAGGATCAGCCCGGCCGTGGTGGAGGTACGTACGTCCTCCCTCGGCGGCCGCGGCATCGGCAGTGGAATCGTCCTCACCTCCAACGGGCTGGTCCTGACGAACTTCCACGTCATCTCCGGCGCCTCCCCCGCCGGCCGGATCACCGTGCAGACCGGCACCGCGGCCACGTCCGGCCCCGTCCGACCGGCCACGTTGATCGGCGCGGACCCGAAGGCCGACCTCGCCGTCATCCGGGTCAACAACGCCAGCGGCCTCGTGCCGGCACCGCTGGGGAACTCCGACCGGCTGGCCGTGGGCGATCCGGTGATCGCGATGGGCGCGCCGTCCGGTCTTCAGGGCACGGCAAGTTTCGGCATCGTCAGCGCGCTGGACCGGCTGGTGCGGGTGGCCGGGCCGAGCCTGGGCCTGGCCGGCCAGGGCCCACCGGTCACCTACCGCGCGATCCAGACCGACGCCGCCCTCAGTCCGGGCAACTCCGGCGGCCCGCTCGTCGACCAGACCGCGACGGTCGTCGGCATCACCTCCGCGGTCTTCGAGGGAACCAGCGGCAGCTCCATCGGCGTGGGCTTCGCCATCCCGATCAACGACGCCGAGAAGCTCGTCCGCGCGATGGTGGTGCAGTACGGGCCGAAGTGA
- a CDS encoding DUF1918 domain-containing protein codes for MQSAPEMSVPPAGALGAHPGPESEAAMHAIVGDRIIVQAEVTDRPNRLGTVREVLGTKGAEHYRVDWDDGHESLLYPGPDTRVLPRQRAGEEPTARPAEAPARPVRPDDPVERIMGAPVANVDAHDSLRVTAVSLADAAVGALVVMDQGSPLGMISERDVVHALAADADPEEVQAHNLVGATTVWASPADSISRVAALMRDSEVRHIPLRQEETVVGVASIRDVLRVLLDYAGETHRFG; via the coding sequence GTGCAGTCAGCACCCGAGATGTCTGTGCCGCCGGCGGGAGCCCTCGGCGCGCACCCCGGACCGGAAAGCGAGGCGGCCATGCACGCGATAGTCGGCGACCGGATCATCGTGCAGGCGGAGGTGACCGACCGGCCCAACCGGCTGGGAACGGTGCGCGAGGTGCTGGGTACGAAGGGCGCCGAGCACTATCGCGTCGACTGGGACGACGGACACGAGTCCCTCCTCTACCCGGGCCCGGACACCCGGGTGCTGCCCCGGCAACGAGCCGGGGAGGAACCGACGGCGAGACCAGCGGAAGCGCCCGCGAGACCGGTGCGGCCCGACGATCCGGTCGAGCGGATCATGGGCGCGCCGGTCGCCAACGTCGACGCGCACGACTCGCTGCGCGTCACCGCGGTGTCCCTCGCCGACGCCGCGGTGGGAGCGCTGGTGGTGATGGACCAGGGTTCGCCGTTGGGGATGATCTCCGAGCGCGACGTCGTGCACGCCCTGGCCGCCGACGCCGACCCGGAGGAGGTCCAGGCGCACAACCTGGTCGGCGCCACCACCGTGTGGGCCAGCCCCGCCGACAGCATCAGCCGGGTGGCGGCGCTCATGCGCGACAGCGAGGTACGCCACATCCCGCTGCGCCAGGAGGAAACGGTCGTCGGTGTCGCCTCGATCCGCGACGTGCTGCGCGTCCTGCTGGACTACGCCGGCGAGACCCACCGGTTCGGCTGA
- a CDS encoding ABC transporter substrate-binding protein, producing the protein MSSEQAQHPSRLSRRAFLHGSAVAAGAAMLAACSGGGATPAAKGGPATSAATGKGSSTKALPTPKKFSESPLLAKQVKAGSLPEVSERLPANPYVIPHNWLRRGKYGGNLRLIVDDTASGVVKEFMYGHSPLRWLNDALDVGPGLAESWETNADQTEWTLHLRKGLRWSDGEPCTAADIMFWWKDMVLDERHPEVAPAELVAADGKTAELSAPDDLTITIRFSTSAPLTAAYIANWVKNGNGPTWIVPKHYLVKYHPAYTGGLGEKWADTFESKRNFGINPDCPTMTGWRLKSYHEGRIMVWERNPYYWCVTPDGDQLPYVDTLTFTAVKDPQVSKLRVQNGDVDYAHGTFMGISLADVSGLKAVTKKSKLNVLLWDSGSGCGSLFFFNLNYKDPAIRKVLNEPKFRQALSHGVDRDEVQKAVFFNTGYKTTGTYNLKASDCLADPNGRKTFESWRDSYVTYDVEKAKKLLDEIGVVDRDGDGMRELPDGGRFRLRLDQAADANEDGDKMGNLLQKYWKALGLDVIRNPVPPAQWSVKWQAGELMAYTAWMNPAMPVHECLVSPELMVPVGNGLSAAFWAPLYANYAMIRNTPEEAKVAKVAPYERNPPSMKPPADDPVTRLWEIYDKARVETNAMKRYQQVWEMIKIHISEGPFYMGVVGNYPCVELAHQELGNVPARENLKLNGLIAPWQHPTPAAYDPEAFYWTNPAQHS; encoded by the coding sequence ATGAGCAGTGAGCAGGCGCAGCACCCGTCCCGGCTCAGCCGCCGGGCCTTCCTCCATGGTTCCGCCGTCGCTGCCGGTGCGGCGATGCTGGCCGCGTGCTCGGGTGGCGGCGCCACCCCGGCCGCGAAGGGCGGACCGGCCACATCCGCCGCCACCGGCAAGGGGTCGAGTACGAAGGCGTTGCCGACGCCGAAGAAGTTCTCCGAGTCACCGCTGCTGGCCAAACAGGTGAAGGCCGGATCCCTGCCCGAGGTGAGCGAGCGGTTGCCGGCGAACCCGTACGTGATTCCGCACAACTGGCTGCGGCGCGGCAAGTACGGCGGCAACCTGCGCCTCATCGTGGACGACACCGCCAGCGGCGTGGTCAAGGAGTTCATGTACGGCCACTCGCCGCTGCGCTGGCTGAACGACGCCCTCGACGTGGGACCTGGACTCGCGGAGAGCTGGGAGACCAACGCCGACCAGACCGAGTGGACCCTGCACCTGCGCAAGGGGCTGCGCTGGTCCGACGGCGAGCCCTGCACGGCCGCCGACATCATGTTCTGGTGGAAGGACATGGTGCTCGACGAGCGCCACCCGGAGGTCGCGCCGGCCGAACTCGTCGCCGCCGACGGCAAGACCGCGGAGCTCTCCGCGCCGGACGACCTCACCATCACCATCAGGTTCAGCACCTCCGCGCCGCTGACCGCCGCGTACATCGCCAACTGGGTGAAGAACGGCAACGGCCCGACGTGGATCGTGCCCAAGCACTACCTGGTGAAGTACCACCCCGCCTACACCGGCGGGCTCGGCGAGAAGTGGGCCGACACCTTCGAGTCCAAGCGGAACTTCGGGATCAACCCCGACTGCCCGACCATGACCGGATGGCGGCTGAAGTCCTACCACGAGGGCCGCATCATGGTGTGGGAACGCAACCCGTACTACTGGTGTGTCACCCCCGACGGCGACCAGCTTCCCTACGTCGACACGCTGACGTTCACCGCGGTGAAGGACCCCCAGGTTTCCAAGCTGCGCGTACAGAACGGCGACGTCGACTACGCGCACGGCACGTTCATGGGCATCTCGCTGGCGGACGTGTCCGGGCTCAAGGCGGTGACGAAGAAGAGCAAGCTGAACGTGCTGTTGTGGGACAGCGGTTCCGGCTGCGGTTCGCTGTTCTTCTTCAACCTGAACTACAAGGATCCGGCCATCCGCAAGGTGCTGAACGAGCCGAAGTTCCGGCAGGCTCTGTCCCACGGTGTCGACCGGGACGAGGTGCAGAAGGCGGTGTTCTTCAACACCGGTTACAAGACGACCGGCACCTACAACCTGAAGGCGTCGGACTGCCTGGCCGATCCCAACGGCAGGAAGACGTTCGAGTCCTGGCGGGACAGCTACGTCACCTACGACGTGGAGAAGGCCAAGAAGCTACTGGACGAGATCGGCGTCGTGGACCGCGACGGCGACGGGATGCGCGAGCTTCCCGACGGCGGACGGTTCAGACTGCGGTTGGACCAGGCGGCCGACGCCAACGAGGACGGCGACAAGATGGGCAACCTTCTGCAGAAGTACTGGAAGGCGCTCGGACTTGACGTCATCCGCAACCCCGTCCCGCCGGCGCAGTGGAGCGTGAAGTGGCAGGCCGGTGAGCTGATGGCCTACACCGCCTGGATGAACCCCGCGATGCCGGTACACGAGTGCCTGGTCAGCCCGGAGCTGATGGTTCCGGTCGGCAACGGGCTGAGCGCCGCCTTCTGGGCGCCGCTGTACGCGAACTACGCCATGATCCGCAACACGCCGGAGGAGGCGAAGGTCGCGAAGGTCGCTCCGTACGAACGCAACCCGCCCAGCATGAAGCCGCCGGCCGACGACCCGGTGACCCGCCTGTGGGAGATCTACGACAAGGCACGGGTGGAGACCAACGCAATGAAGCGGTACCAACAGGTGTGGGAGATGATCAAGATCCACATCTCCGAGGGCCCGTTCTACATGGGCGTGGTCGGCAACTATCCGTGCGTGGAGCTCGCCCACCAGGAGCTCGGAAACGTCCCTGCGCGGGAGAACCTCAAGCTGAACGGCCTGATCGCGCCGTGGCAGCACCCCACGCCCGCGGCGTACGACCCGGAGGCTTTCTACTGGACGAACCCGGCACAGCACTCCTGA
- a CDS encoding plasmid stabilization protein translates to MPQQAWSSKRERQYEHVKDSAKDRGAGEGRAKEIAARTVNKNRAQSGESDQASPESVKDKSPQQRGGQRSGNRTGPKGQTKQELYGEARRRNIKGRSSMTKSELERALSK, encoded by the coding sequence ATGCCACAGCAGGCTTGGAGTTCCAAACGCGAACGGCAGTACGAGCACGTCAAGGACTCCGCGAAGGACCGCGGCGCGGGTGAGGGCCGGGCCAAGGAGATCGCCGCACGCACGGTGAACAAGAACCGCGCCCAGTCCGGTGAGTCCGACCAGGCCAGCCCCGAATCCGTCAAGGACAAGTCGCCGCAGCAGCGTGGCGGCCAGCGTTCCGGCAACCGGACCGGCCCCAAGGGGCAGACCAAGCAGGAGCTGTACGGCGAGGCGCGGCGGCGCAACATCAAGGGCCGCTCCAGCATGACCAAGTCGGAGCTGGAGCGTGCGCTCAGCAAGTGA
- a CDS encoding CBS domain-containing protein yields the protein MTTARDIMTPGVDCAHVDDTIADAARKMAELDTGALPICGADDRLKGMLTDRDIVVKVLAAGLDPKETRVEQFQQGDKQTVTIGADDDVDELLATMTEHQVRRLPVIDGHRLVGIVSQADVARSLPKPEVGDLVAALSVDY from the coding sequence ATGACGACTGCCCGCGACATCATGACTCCGGGAGTGGACTGCGCACACGTCGACGACACGATCGCCGACGCCGCGCGGAAGATGGCCGAGCTCGACACCGGCGCGCTGCCCATCTGTGGAGCGGACGACCGGTTGAAGGGCATGCTCACCGACCGCGACATCGTGGTGAAGGTGCTCGCCGCGGGCCTCGACCCGAAGGAGACCAGGGTCGAGCAGTTCCAGCAGGGCGACAAGCAGACCGTGACGATCGGCGCCGACGACGACGTGGACGAGCTCCTGGCCACCATGACCGAGCACCAGGTTCGTCGTCTGCCCGTGATCGACGGGCACCGGTTGGTCGGGATCGTCTCCCAGGCCGACGTCGCGCGTTCGCTGCCGAAGCCCGAGGTGGGCGACCTGGTCGCGGCCCTGTCCGTGGACTACTGA
- a CDS encoding hemerythrin domain-containing protein has product MADVVDLIMADHREVERLFDVLQNEPDKRALTLPELSALFVAHSRAEEAEVYPVARSEAAEADEVAHSQEEHAQAEELLAQLKATDPNDPSFETKLNEFVEAVQHHVDEEESQVLPGLRDRLDEARREELGKAFAASREKHIGEQPGQETKQELLVQARNAGIEGAGGMSKEELTQALKSQ; this is encoded by the coding sequence ATGGCGGATGTCGTCGACCTGATCATGGCAGACCATCGCGAGGTCGAGCGGTTGTTCGACGTCCTGCAGAACGAGCCTGACAAGCGAGCATTGACATTGCCCGAGCTGTCGGCCCTGTTCGTGGCGCACTCCCGGGCTGAGGAAGCCGAGGTGTACCCCGTGGCTCGCAGCGAGGCTGCTGAGGCCGACGAGGTTGCGCACAGCCAGGAAGAACACGCCCAGGCAGAGGAACTCCTCGCCCAGCTGAAGGCCACCGACCCCAACGACCCGAGCTTCGAGACCAAGCTGAACGAGTTCGTCGAGGCGGTGCAGCACCACGTGGACGAGGAGGAGAGCCAGGTTCTTCCCGGCCTCCGCGACCGGCTCGACGAGGCGCGCCGGGAGGAGCTCGGCAAGGCGTTCGCGGCAAGCCGGGAGAAGCACATCGGCGAGCAGCCCGGTCAGGAGACCAAGCAGGAACTCCTCGTCCAGGCCCGCAACGCGGGCATCGAGGGCGCCGGGGGCATGTCCAAGGAGGAGCTGACCCAGGCTTTGAAGTCGCAGTAG
- a CDS encoding LLM class F420-dependent oxidoreductase, which yields MRLGYFLSCEEFTPAELVAQAKLAERAGFEALWISDHYHPWNDEQGQSAFVWSMIGAISQVCSLPITTAVTCPTIRIHPAIVAQAAATSQVLLDGRFALGVGSGEALNEHILGDPWPATSTRLDMLEEAIEVMRKLFTGKVVNHDGPHYTVEHARLYTCPDQPPPIYVSAFGPEAARRAGQVGDGLCTTMPDASLLEEFRSNGGEGKPTQVGFKVCYGTDAGKARATAHRLWANEQLPGELAQVLPYPEHFMQASSLVTEDMVGEALVCGDDLDEHISAVKEYADAGFDEVYVNQIGPDQEAFFGFYAEKVLPRVRGR from the coding sequence ATGCGTCTGGGCTATTTCCTGTCCTGTGAGGAGTTCACCCCGGCCGAGTTGGTGGCTCAGGCCAAACTGGCCGAGCGGGCCGGCTTCGAGGCGTTGTGGATCTCCGACCACTACCACCCGTGGAACGACGAGCAGGGGCAGAGCGCGTTCGTCTGGTCGATGATCGGCGCGATCTCCCAGGTGTGCAGTCTGCCGATCACCACCGCCGTCACCTGCCCGACGATCCGTATCCACCCCGCGATCGTCGCCCAGGCGGCGGCGACCAGCCAGGTGCTGCTGGACGGCAGGTTCGCGCTCGGTGTGGGCAGCGGCGAGGCGCTGAACGAGCACATCCTCGGTGACCCGTGGCCGGCCACCAGCACTCGCCTCGACATGCTCGAGGAGGCGATCGAGGTGATGCGGAAGCTGTTCACCGGCAAGGTGGTCAACCACGACGGCCCGCACTACACCGTGGAGCACGCCCGCCTCTACACCTGCCCGGACCAGCCGCCGCCGATCTACGTGTCCGCGTTCGGTCCGGAGGCCGCTCGGCGGGCCGGGCAGGTCGGCGACGGCCTGTGCACCACGATGCCGGACGCGTCGTTGCTGGAGGAGTTCCGTTCCAACGGCGGCGAGGGCAAGCCGACGCAGGTGGGCTTCAAGGTCTGCTACGGCACCGACGCGGGCAAGGCGCGCGCCACCGCGCACCGCCTGTGGGCCAACGAGCAGCTCCCGGGCGAGCTCGCGCAGGTGCTGCCGTACCCAGAGCACTTCATGCAGGCGTCGAGTCTGGTCACCGAGGACATGGTCGGCGAGGCGCTGGTGTGCGGCGACGACCTCGACGAGCACATCTCGGCGGTCAAGGAGTACGCCGACGCCGGCTTCGACGAGGTGTACGTCAACCAGATCGGCCCGGACCAGGAAGCGTTCTTCGGCTTCTACGCCGAGAAGGTCCTGCCGCGGGTGCGTGGCCGCTGA
- a CDS encoding DUF2237 family protein, whose translation MNDDRNVLGGELAPCGTDPVTGFYRDGTCSTGPDDLGSHTVCAVVTQEFLAQQRELGNDLSTPRPEFHFPGLRPGDRWCVVAARWLQALEAGVAPPVVLEATNAQATQLIPLETLRKYAVDVPPDIRSLT comes from the coding sequence ATGAACGACGATCGGAACGTGCTCGGCGGCGAACTCGCCCCCTGCGGGACCGACCCGGTGACCGGCTTCTACCGGGACGGCACGTGCAGCACAGGTCCGGACGATCTCGGAAGCCACACGGTGTGCGCGGTGGTGACGCAGGAATTCCTCGCCCAGCAACGCGAACTCGGCAACGACCTGTCCACGCCGAGGCCGGAGTTCCACTTTCCCGGCCTTCGTCCCGGCGACCGCTGGTGCGTGGTGGCCGCGCGCTGGCTGCAGGCGCTGGAGGCGGGCGTGGCCCCGCCGGTCGTGCTGGAGGCGACGAACGCCCAGGCAACGCAGCTCATTCCGCTGGAGACGCTCCGCAAGTACGCCGTCGACGTACCCCCCGACATCCGATCGCTCACCTGA
- a CDS encoding GNAT family N-acetyltransferase → MNPAVTVRPFDKATDTDAVAAIDRSFVTDEAVRVSRTDDGFELAEVSAEPLTKVFPLDLDQQTEHGRWDAAWVAEAADTGDHPESTRPTTVVGFAAVRFSRWNHRVELYHLYVDSAHRGRGVARALLENIDEDPMIREQGHCLWLETSHLNVPGIRAYRALGFEPCGLDLELYGDPPSGPREIALFFARPLPQKPAP, encoded by the coding sequence ATGAACCCTGCGGTGACAGTCCGGCCGTTCGACAAGGCCACCGACACGGATGCGGTTGCCGCGATCGACCGTTCGTTCGTCACCGACGAGGCCGTGCGGGTCTCACGTACAGACGACGGCTTCGAGCTCGCCGAGGTGAGCGCCGAACCGCTCACGAAGGTCTTCCCGCTCGACCTCGACCAGCAGACCGAGCACGGCCGGTGGGACGCGGCCTGGGTCGCCGAAGCCGCTGACACCGGTGACCACCCCGAGAGCACCCGCCCAACTACCGTGGTGGGTTTCGCCGCCGTCCGCTTCTCCCGGTGGAACCACCGGGTCGAGCTTTACCACCTCTACGTCGACTCCGCCCACCGCGGCCGGGGTGTCGCACGTGCGCTGCTGGAGAACATCGACGAGGATCCGATGATCCGTGAGCAGGGGCACTGCCTGTGGCTGGAGACCTCGCACCTGAACGTGCCGGGAATCCGCGCCTACCGCGCGTTGGGTTTCGAACCCTGCGGCCTCGACCTGGAACTCTACGGCGACCCGCCCAGCGGGCCACGGGAGATCGCGCTCTTCTTCGCTCGCCCGCTTCCCCAGAAGCCCGCCCCGTAA
- a CDS encoding Type 1 glutamine amidotransferase-like domain-containing protein: MKLLLTSGGVTNPSIRDALVDLLGKPISDSSALCIPTAQYGHPWVGPGVKAWEFISGNSQNPMVDLGWKSVGVLELTALPSIDEERWVPLVRETDVLLVAGGDVLYLCYWMRQSGLVDLLPSLSETVWVGLSAGSMVMTPEVGEDFIQWRPPTGDDSTLGIVDFSICPHLAPDGMPGNSMAEAERWAAGISGPAYVMDDQTAIKVVDGTVEVVSEGQWKHLPS, from the coding sequence TTGAAGCTCCTTCTCACCTCCGGTGGTGTCACCAACCCAAGCATCCGCGATGCGCTCGTCGACCTGCTGGGCAAACCGATCTCCGATTCGAGCGCCCTGTGCATCCCCACCGCGCAGTACGGCCATCCCTGGGTCGGCCCCGGCGTCAAGGCCTGGGAGTTCATCAGTGGAAACTCCCAGAATCCCATGGTCGACCTGGGCTGGAAGTCCGTCGGCGTGCTGGAGCTCACCGCGCTGCCCAGCATCGACGAAGAACGCTGGGTACCCCTGGTCCGGGAGACGGACGTCCTGCTGGTGGCCGGCGGCGATGTCCTCTACCTGTGCTACTGGATGCGGCAGTCCGGACTGGTGGACCTCCTTCCGTCGCTGAGCGAGACGGTCTGGGTGGGACTCAGTGCTGGGAGCATGGTGATGACCCCCGAGGTCGGAGAGGACTTCATCCAGTGGAGGCCACCGACCGGGGACGACAGCACCCTGGGCATCGTCGACTTCTCGATCTGCCCCCACCTGGCTCCGGACGGCATGCCGGGCAACTCCATGGCCGAGGCGGAACGATGGGCGGCCGGGATCTCCGGTCCGGCGTACGTGATGGACGACCAGACGGCCATCAAGGTGGTCGACGGCACCGTCGAGGTCGTGTCAGAAGGGCAGTGGAAGCACCTTCCTTCCTAG